Proteins from a genomic interval of Cucumis melo cultivar AY chromosome 7, USDA_Cmelo_AY_1.0, whole genome shotgun sequence:
- the LOC103492981 gene encoding probable glutathione S-transferase parC isoform X1 yields the protein MAEEVKLLDFWPSMFGMRVRIALAQKGVAYEYIEEDLRNKSPLLLQMNPIHKKIPVLIHNGKPICESSIIVQYIDEVWNDKAPLLPSHPYDRAQARFWVDFIDKKLYDPTRKIWATKGEEHEAGKKEMIEILKQLEQVLGEKDYFGGESMGIIDIALIGFYSWFYTYETIGKFSIEAECPKIISWGKRCLQNESVAKSLPDSRKIYDFVVQVQKAMGII from the exons ATGGCAGAGGAAGTGAAGTTGTTGGATTTTTGGCCCAGCATGTTTGGTATGAGAGTTAGAATAGCTTTGGCACAGAAGGGTGTGGCTTATGAGTATATTGAAGAAGATCTGAGAAACAAGAGCCCTTTGCTTCTTCAAATGAATCCAATTCATAAGAAAATCCCAGTTCTGATTCACAATGGAAAACCCATTTGTGAATCTTCCATTATTGTTCAGTATATTGATGAAGTTTGGAATGACAAAGCTCCTCTCTTGCCTTCTCATCCTTATGACAGAGCTCAAGCCAGATTTTGGGTTGATTTCATTGATAAGAAG CTTTATGATCCTACAAGGAAGATATGGGCTACCAAGGGAGAAGAGCATGAAGCAGGAAAGAAGGAGATGATAGAAATATTGAAGCAATTGGAACAAGTTCTTGGAGAAAAGGACTATTTTGGAGGTGAAAGTATGGGAATTATAGACATTGCTTTGATTGGATTTTACAGCTGGTTCTATACATATGAGACAATAGGGAAATTCAGCATTGAGGCCGAGTGTCCAAAGATAATAAGTTGGGGAAAGAGATGTTTGCAAAATGAGAGTGTGGCTAAGTCCCTTCCTGACTCCAGAAAGATCTATGATTTTGTGGTTCAAGTGCAAAAAGCTATGGGGATTATTTGA
- the LOC103492981 gene encoding probable glutathione S-transferase parC isoform X2 codes for MAEEVKLLDFWPSMFGMRVRIALAQKGVAYEYIEEDLRNKSPLLLQMNPIHKKIPVLIHNGKPICESSIIVQYIDEVWNDKAPLLPSHPYDRAQARFWVDFIDKKIWATKGEEHEAGKKEMIEILKQLEQVLGEKDYFGGESMGIIDIALIGFYSWFYTYETIGKFSIEAECPKIISWGKRCLQNESVAKSLPDSRKIYDFVVQVQKAMGII; via the exons ATGGCAGAGGAAGTGAAGTTGTTGGATTTTTGGCCCAGCATGTTTGGTATGAGAGTTAGAATAGCTTTGGCACAGAAGGGTGTGGCTTATGAGTATATTGAAGAAGATCTGAGAAACAAGAGCCCTTTGCTTCTTCAAATGAATCCAATTCATAAGAAAATCCCAGTTCTGATTCACAATGGAAAACCCATTTGTGAATCTTCCATTATTGTTCAGTATATTGATGAAGTTTGGAATGACAAAGCTCCTCTCTTGCCTTCTCATCCTTATGACAGAGCTCAAGCCAGATTTTGGGTTGATTTCATTGATAAGAAG ATATGGGCTACCAAGGGAGAAGAGCATGAAGCAGGAAAGAAGGAGATGATAGAAATATTGAAGCAATTGGAACAAGTTCTTGGAGAAAAGGACTATTTTGGAGGTGAAAGTATGGGAATTATAGACATTGCTTTGATTGGATTTTACAGCTGGTTCTATACATATGAGACAATAGGGAAATTCAGCATTGAGGCCGAGTGTCCAAAGATAATAAGTTGGGGAAAGAGATGTTTGCAAAATGAGAGTGTGGCTAAGTCCCTTCCTGACTCCAGAAAGATCTATGATTTTGTGGTTCAAGTGCAAAAAGCTATGGGGATTATTTGA